The following are from one region of the Rhipicephalus microplus isolate Deutch F79 chromosome 1, USDA_Rmic, whole genome shotgun sequence genome:
- the LOC119165638 gene encoding uncharacterized protein LOC119165638, with protein sequence MSHIVETQAPPQRLEAFVIPARLPSLPPAESTPGVTIQCRLIDNTTADVLGDFPGNTNLTFCAVDVCRHCVGGFSNKTFCTSLWTRDPSPDRPCFSTGIVKSWSEIWLYWWPQDDTSDGYVVSWCGGSDESSHHPVTAAVSGATVAPASENCSTDVSGSSIALGHLRAFTKYVFSMRAYRWLDANKTERLFSRPLKSQPIVLINPRAALTPLEHSTRAATAAKKPHVPQATAASAHRAKKTFPRRLLMTPWRLNASQPAVIKRKKRQQKYIRCDKVINELQSP encoded by the exons ATGTCGCAT ATCGTCGAAACGCAGGCACCACCACAGCGGCTTGAGGCCTTCGTGATCCCCGCGCGGCTTCCGTCGCTGCCTCCTGCCGAATCGACGCCGGGGGTCACCATCCAGTGCCGACTGATCGACAACACGACGGCAGACGTGCTGGGCGACTTCCCGGGAAACACGAATCTGACATTCTGTGCTGTGGACGTGTGCCGGCACTGCGTGGGTGGCTTCAGCAACAAGACCTTCTGCACGTCGCTTTGGACTAGGGACCCCT CACCCGACCGGCCCTGCTTCTCGACGGGCATTGTGAAGAGCTGGTCGGAGATCTGGCTCTACTGGTGGCCCCAGGACGACACGAGTGACGGCTACGTGGTCAGCTGGTGCGGCGGGTCCGACGAAAGCAGCCACCACCCAGTCACGGCCGCCGTCTCCGGTGCTACAGTTGCGCCGGCGTCCGAGAACTGCTCGACGGACGTGAGTGGCTCGTCGATCGCTCTTGGACACCTGCGAGCGTTCACCAAGTACGTGTTCAGCATGCGCGCCTACCGGTGGCTGGATGCGAACAAGACAGAGAGACTCTTCAGCCGTCCCCTCAAGTCGCAGCCCATCGTGCTCATAAACCCAA gagCTGCCCTCACCCCGCTTGAACATAGCACCCGAGCCGCAACAGCCGCCAAGAAACCCCACGTACCACAGGCCACCGCAGCTTCCGCCCATCGTGCTAAGAAGACATTCCCGCGGAGACTTTTAATGACGCCTTGGCGGTTAAATGCATCTCAACCAGctgtaataaaaagaaaaaaacgtcagCAGAAATATATTCGATGTGATAAAGTTATAAACGAACTCCAGTCACCATAA